A genomic segment from Malus domestica chromosome 05, GDT2T_hap1 encodes:
- the LOC139196044 gene encoding uncharacterized protein produces MSTHTATDMKWLKEKQVDNDVMRHPADREAWKKFDRTFPKLAVDSRSVRLGLATDRFNLFGVLNQHRMMWTVNDFPAYAMVSGWSTRAYMACPVCRENITSSWHAGKVCYLGQRRWLHWDHEWREKDKEFHGEKEHRLKPGEWSGAQILEQLNRLDFAHFGTNVSRTRPSTHMNWMHKSMFFELLCWSKLKLRHILDVMHVEKNVFDTLVGTIPDIDVKPNDKKEFLKFLSSVKFPDGYASNIACYVKVDRGKLAGLKSHDCHVVLQRLLPMGIQHLFPADVDVRKEKLSVFAQIARSFEDPICGESFSKKDIEVAHWFVFHNCDETLSYLDKHENMMKQTHLSHLYAKKHRELFPQWFVEYVNQLKASNSPVYTEELYNFAFGPIHIELYSGCHVNGVKFLAGAQDDKLCTQNNGVHVLGGGESTDIEFYGKLTSVVQLLYKDR; encoded by the exons ATGTCGACGCATACTGCCACAGACATGAAATGGCTTAAGGAAAAACAGGTAGACAACGATGTGATGCGGCATCCTGCAGATAGGGAGGCCTGGAAAAAGTTTGATCGAACATTCCCTAAGCTTGCTGTTGATTCTCGTAGCGTTAGATTAGGACTTGCCACTGACAGATTTAATCTGTTTGgggttttaaaccaacaccGCA TGATGTGGACTGTAAACGATTTTCCCGCATATGCAATGGTTTCCGGGTGGAGCACTAGGGCTTATATGGCATGCCCTGTATGTAGGGAAAACATAACATCTAGTTGGCACGCCggaaaagtttgttaccttggTCAGCGAAGATGGTTGCATTGGGACCATGAGTGGCGAGAGAAGGATAAAGAGTTTCACGGGGAGAAAGAGCATCGCCTCAAGCCCGGAGAATGGTCAGGTGCTCAGATTTTGGAACAGCTTAACCGTTTGGATTTTGCTCATTTCGGGACCAATGTCAGTAGGACAAGACCTTCTACACATATGAACTGGATGCACAAGTCTATGTTTTTTGAGCTCTTATGTTGGTCcaaactaaaattgagacacatcctcgatgttatgcatgttgagaaaaatgtatttgacacaTTGGTCGGCACAATTCCAGATATTGATG TGAAACCGAATGACAagaaagaatttttaaagtttttatcgtCTGTAAAGTTTCCCGATGGGTATGCTTCAAATATCGCGTGTTACGTGAAGGTTGACAGGGGTAAATTAGCTGGCCTAAAGAGTCATGACTGCCATGTGGTTCTGCAACGCTTACTTCCCATGGGTATTCAACATCTTTTTCCAGCCGATGTG GATGtgagaaaggagaaactttCAGTTTTTGCCCAAATTGCTCGATCATTCGAAGATCCGATTTGTGGTGAGTCATTTTCCAAGAAGGACATAGAGGTAGCACATTGGTTTGTATTCCACAATTGTGATGAGACACTGTCATACCTAGACAAGCATGAAAATATGATGAAGCAGACACATCTTTCacatttgtatgccaagaaacacCGTGAATTGTTTCCACAATGGTTTGTCGAATAt GTGAATCAACTGAAAGCATCGAATTCCCCCGTGTACACTGAAGAGTTATATAACTTCGCATTTGGACCAATTCACATTGAATTGTACTCGGGTTGCCATGTCAACGGCGTCAAGTTCTTAGCAGGTGCACAAGATGACAAGTTGTGTACGCAAAACAACGGTGTTCATGTCCTCGGGGGAGGCGAAAGTACAGACATTGAATTCTATGGTAAACTAACTAGTGTcgtgcaattgctttacaaagaccgATGA